In Chitinispirillum alkaliphilum, a genomic segment contains:
- a CDS encoding Glycosyl transferase, whose amino-acid sequence MKSKSSELNYVIITPARNEELFIEGLIKSMVAQTVRPKRWVIVSDGSTDRTDQIVRKYAEKHKWIELVRTTGHKGRQFAAKVYSFDAGYRRLGSAQYDIIGNVDADVSFEPDFFEFILGKFIQFPSLGVAGAPFVENGKRVYDHGFVDLSHVSGACQLFRRECFEEIGGYMPIRGGGIDWAAVTSARMRGWMTRTFPEKEYQHHRKMGTGNSSYLLSRYRHGQKDHYLGGHPLWQVCRSCFQMTRRPYVFGGLFLLMGYFDGYVRRVRSPIPGELVAFHRSEQMTRLKSMMFKRLFNEA is encoded by the coding sequence ATGAAGAGCAAATCAAGTGAATTGAATTATGTCATAATCACTCCGGCAAGAAATGAGGAACTCTTTATTGAGGGGTTGATTAAATCGATGGTGGCTCAGACGGTTCGGCCTAAGCGCTGGGTAATTGTAAGTGATGGCTCCACTGACCGAACCGATCAGATCGTCAGAAAGTATGCCGAGAAGCACAAGTGGATAGAATTGGTCCGCACCACAGGGCATAAGGGAAGACAGTTTGCTGCCAAGGTATACTCTTTCGATGCGGGTTACCGCAGGCTTGGCTCTGCACAGTACGACATCATAGGCAATGTGGATGCAGATGTTTCTTTCGAGCCAGATTTTTTTGAGTTCATTCTGGGAAAGTTTATCCAGTTTCCCTCGCTTGGGGTTGCAGGAGCCCCGTTTGTGGAAAATGGGAAAAGAGTCTACGACCATGGGTTTGTGGATCTCTCGCACGTCTCAGGTGCCTGTCAGCTGTTCAGGAGAGAGTGTTTCGAGGAGATCGGGGGTTACATGCCAATAAGGGGCGGGGGTATTGACTGGGCTGCTGTGACCAGTGCAAGAATGCGCGGGTGGATGACCAGAACATTTCCTGAAAAAGAGTACCAGCATCACCGCAAGATGGGAACCGGTAACAGCAGCTACCTTTTGTCCCGTTACCGTCACGGCCAGAAAGATCACTACCTCGGGGGGCACCCTTTATGGCAGGTATGCCGGTCATGTTTTCAGATGACCCGCAGGCCTTATGTTTTCGGCGGGTTGTTTCTCCTTATGGGATATTTTGATGGTTATGTGCGGCGGGTCAGGAGTCCTATACCAGGGGAGTTGGTGGCTTTCCATAGAAGTGAGCAGATGACACGGCTTAAATCAATGATGTTCAAAAGGCTTTTCAATGAAGCATAA
- a CDS encoding Exopolysaccharide production protein ExoQ translates to MNSLKNNSEEKRESKVSLIMWLPLLWLLRVGSRSLAYWFDPELATVEDGLDYLHGNIFDRTFFLTLMAMGGAVLVYRRFALFEFVRNNKLLVLLYIYMAVTILWSAFPEVAMRRWVRSVGDLMMVLVVFTETDYVKSIHWMLRRFAYILVPLSVIFVKYYRHLGVAYDYSGRFTMWIGVTTHKNSLAQLVALSSLFFVWAYFRKKGSLFDIPVLIMSLWLLGGSPSADSATSILAFLSGSVMTFAFLRMRHVKHLAYYVAIFFSAVLLTEVMLNSFFGTSIFSVIVESRGRDETLTGRTDLWVEVIREGMLRPWGGAGYGTFWMGDLTHNLWEIFPWRPMNAHNGFLDIFLELGFIGLGLVVALIVVTIKGVLRLMARGSEFAKFRFIWLVLIIVYNISESSYTRPTALLWFIFLLFAVNDPNPSGEELREETTYNEDFDFDSKVVQYTEGVEG, encoded by the coding sequence ATGAACTCATTAAAAAATAATTCAGAAGAAAAGAGGGAGAGTAAAGTCTCTCTTATCATGTGGCTTCCTCTTTTATGGCTGCTTAGGGTAGGGTCAAGGAGTCTGGCGTATTGGTTTGATCCGGAGCTGGCAACTGTAGAAGATGGTTTGGATTATCTCCATGGAAACATTTTCGACAGAACCTTCTTTCTCACTCTCATGGCTATGGGGGGAGCGGTTTTAGTGTACAGGCGCTTTGCGCTTTTTGAGTTTGTCAGAAACAATAAGCTCCTTGTGTTGCTTTACATTTACATGGCGGTCACTATCCTTTGGTCTGCTTTTCCTGAGGTGGCCATGCGGCGCTGGGTCAGGTCAGTAGGGGATCTTATGATGGTTCTGGTTGTGTTTACCGAAACTGATTATGTTAAGTCAATACACTGGATGCTGCGCAGGTTTGCCTATATACTGGTGCCTTTATCTGTTATTTTTGTCAAATATTACAGGCATCTTGGGGTGGCCTACGACTACTCCGGTAGGTTTACAATGTGGATAGGTGTCACCACTCACAAAAACAGCCTCGCTCAGCTTGTTGCCTTAAGCAGTCTTTTCTTCGTGTGGGCATATTTCAGGAAGAAGGGAAGTCTGTTCGATATACCGGTATTGATAATGTCTCTTTGGCTGCTTGGGGGGTCGCCCTCTGCAGACAGCGCAACCTCGATTTTGGCTTTCCTTTCGGGAAGTGTAATGACATTTGCATTTCTCAGAATGAGACATGTCAAGCACCTTGCATACTACGTGGCAATATTTTTCTCGGCTGTGCTTCTTACTGAGGTGATGTTGAATTCTTTCTTCGGTACATCGATTTTCAGCGTTATTGTTGAGTCCAGGGGAAGGGATGAGACTTTGACCGGAAGAACGGATCTTTGGGTTGAAGTGATACGGGAAGGTATGCTGCGTCCCTGGGGCGGGGCGGGGTATGGAACGTTTTGGATGGGGGATCTTACCCACAATCTGTGGGAGATTTTTCCCTGGAGGCCTATGAATGCACATAATGGGTTTCTGGATATATTCCTTGAGCTTGGGTTTATCGGGCTTGGGTTGGTTGTGGCTCTCATAGTAGTTACAATCAAGGGGGTGCTTCGTCTTATGGCCAGGGGGAGTGAGTTTGCCAAATTCAGGTTCATCTGGTTAGTGCTGATCATTGTTTACAATATAAGCGAGAGTAGCTATACCAGGCCTACGGCGCTGTTGTGGTTCATATTTCTGCTGTTTGCGGTTAATGATCCAAACCCTTCCGGTGAAGAGCTTAGGGAGGAAACCACATATAATGAAGATTTCGATTTTGACAGTAAGGTGGTGCAGTATACCGAGGGGGTAGAGGGGTGA
- a CDS encoding glycosyl transferase group 1 codes for MRVCMVAYTFYEGDNRVRRYAESLQRRGDSVDAIVLRQDGHEAFRNVSGVNVYKIQKRQLNEKRKVDYLIKLILFLLRSAYTLTKLHREKKYDVVHVHSVPDFEVFAALAPKLTGAKVILDIHDIVPELFASKFKVSQDSVLFKLLVGLERLSTAFADHVIVANHIWHQRLVTRSVPPEKCTVVMNYPDPLLFYRNRKKKGDGGRKFVMIYPGTLSMHQGLETAIRAVDILKDQIPELEFRIYGKGTDESYFVNLVRKLGLENRVSFNGIVPIEKLGEVIGEAHIGVEPKLKRGFGNEAFSTKILEFMLMGIPVIASDTLVHTHYFNDSHVRFFSSEDHYDLARKILELKKSKNMRRSLVCSADTMMENYNWEIRKHIYHGLVDELIKK; via the coding sequence ATGAGAGTTTGCATGGTCGCCTATACATTTTACGAGGGAGACAACAGGGTGAGGCGCTATGCTGAGTCCCTGCAAAGAAGAGGGGATAGTGTGGATGCTATTGTTCTTCGGCAGGATGGGCATGAGGCGTTTAGAAACGTTTCGGGGGTAAATGTCTATAAGATTCAGAAACGGCAGCTTAATGAGAAACGCAAAGTTGACTATCTCATCAAACTTATTCTCTTTCTGTTAAGATCAGCATATACACTCACCAAGCTCCACAGAGAGAAAAAGTATGATGTGGTGCATGTCCATTCCGTTCCCGATTTTGAAGTTTTCGCTGCCCTTGCCCCTAAGCTCACCGGGGCAAAGGTGATTCTTGACATTCATGATATAGTGCCTGAGCTTTTTGCCAGTAAGTTCAAGGTGAGCCAGGATTCCGTTCTATTCAAGCTGCTTGTGGGATTGGAGCGTCTCTCCACCGCCTTTGCAGATCATGTAATTGTGGCTAACCACATTTGGCACCAAAGGCTAGTCACCCGCTCTGTTCCACCGGAGAAGTGTACGGTGGTGATGAACTATCCCGACCCTTTGCTTTTCTACAGAAACAGAAAGAAAAAAGGGGATGGGGGTAGAAAATTTGTGATGATTTATCCCGGAACATTGAGTATGCACCAGGGGCTTGAAACGGCAATAAGGGCAGTTGATATACTCAAAGATCAGATCCCGGAGCTGGAGTTCAGAATATATGGAAAGGGTACGGATGAATCCTATTTTGTAAATCTGGTGAGAAAGCTTGGGTTAGAGAACAGGGTTTCCTTTAATGGAATTGTTCCCATTGAGAAACTGGGTGAGGTGATTGGAGAGGCACATATCGGAGTGGAACCCAAGCTTAAGCGTGGATTTGGAAATGAGGCATTTTCAACCAAAATTCTGGAATTTATGCTTATGGGTATTCCGGTAATTGCCTCTGACACTCTTGTGCACACCCATTATTTCAATGACAGTCATGTGCGATTCTTCAGCTCTGAGGATCATTATGATCTGGCGCGGAAAATTCTGGAGCTGAAGAAGAGCAAAAACATGAGAAGATCTTTGGTTTGCAGTGCAGATACTATGATGGAGAATTATAACTGGGAAATCAGAAAACATATTTATCACGGTTTGGTCGATGAACTCATTAAAAAATAA
- a CDS encoding glycosyl transferase group 1, which produces MLARKLYYYVKPLVPRAVQIQLRREMVARKRLRCADRWPILQKAAKVPGNWYGWPENKRFSLVLTHDVESFFGQEKCSSLAGMEERLGFRSAFNLVPLRYNVSAELRRKLVEKGFEIGVHDYDHDGKLFSSYRIFRERAPVINHFLKEWNSEGFRAAAMLHNLEWIGELDIEYDCSTFDTDPFEPQPEPAETIFPFLVNRKSGGGPYVELPYTLAQDFTLFVLMEQREIDIWKRKLDWIAEHGGMALINTHPDYMHFGNGEMGIQEYPADYYEQFLQYVLDNYGGEFWNALPCEVARYSRTVLTSETEAGFLKSRRCT; this is translated from the coding sequence ATGTTGGCCAGAAAACTCTATTACTACGTTAAGCCTCTTGTTCCCAGAGCTGTTCAGATTCAGCTTCGAAGGGAGATGGTGGCGAGGAAACGTCTGAGGTGTGCGGATAGGTGGCCAATTCTTCAGAAGGCGGCAAAAGTGCCGGGGAATTGGTATGGGTGGCCGGAAAACAAAAGGTTCTCTCTTGTGCTTACCCATGATGTGGAGAGTTTCTTCGGGCAGGAGAAATGCTCTTCTTTGGCTGGTATGGAGGAGCGCCTGGGGTTCCGCTCCGCTTTCAATCTGGTACCGCTTCGATACAATGTTTCCGCTGAGCTTAGGAGGAAACTTGTGGAGAAGGGCTTTGAAATAGGGGTGCACGACTATGACCATGATGGTAAGCTGTTCAGCTCCTATCGGATTTTCAGAGAACGGGCTCCGGTTATAAACCACTTTCTTAAGGAGTGGAACAGTGAGGGGTTCAGGGCTGCTGCTATGCTTCACAATCTTGAGTGGATCGGGGAGCTTGATATAGAGTACGACTGTTCAACTTTTGACACCGACCCCTTCGAGCCCCAGCCCGAGCCGGCAGAGACAATTTTCCCCTTTCTTGTAAACAGAAAATCAGGGGGGGGCCCCTACGTTGAGCTCCCTTACACCCTGGCACAGGATTTCACCCTTTTTGTTCTTATGGAACAGAGAGAGATCGATATCTGGAAAAGAAAGCTTGACTGGATTGCAGAGCATGGGGGAATGGCTCTTATAAACACCCACCCCGACTACATGCACTTTGGAAATGGGGAGATGGGAATACAGGAATATCCCGCAGACTACTACGAGCAGTTTCTACAATACGTTTTGGACAACTATGGAGGGGAGTTTTGGAATGCTCTTCCCTGTGAGGTTGCCAGGTATTCAAGAACAGTTTTAACAAGTGAAACAGAAGCCGGATTCCTTAAATCGAGGAGATGTACATGA
- a CDS encoding UDP-4-amino-4-deoxy-L-arabinose--oxoglutarate aminotransferase, with protein sequence MDNVAFMDLKALHGELEDEILEIFRESMSNAQFIGGPLVEEFEDEFARFCSTRYSVGVGSGTDALRFALMAAGVGAGDMVITVPNTFIATTEAITQAGAIPVFIDVDERTACMSPEKLREYLDTHCYLDSLNGVTVSKITHKPVRAVVPVHLYGQPADMDPILDIAQRNHLLVVEDACQAHGAEYFSQKHQSWLKAGSMGNAAAFSFYPGKNLGAFGEAGAVTTNDEQLSKTVRMLRDHGQTQKYVHKLEGYNGRLDSIQAGVLLVKLRHLKRWNELRRECAAHYSGIMCSLEGIQLPYEPIWARSVYHLYVIQTPFRDRLQNSLSRQGIGTGLHYPIPLHLQNAYSVLGCKEGSFPVSEKLSRGLLSLPMHPFLSKEQQQKVSLAIGQFLQSDPSGLDEGELVEKL encoded by the coding sequence ATGGATAATGTAGCATTTATGGACCTGAAGGCTCTTCACGGAGAGCTTGAGGATGAGATTCTGGAGATTTTCAGAGAAAGTATGTCAAATGCCCAGTTTATCGGGGGACCTCTGGTGGAGGAGTTTGAGGATGAGTTTGCCCGGTTTTGCTCAACCAGATATTCTGTTGGAGTGGGGAGCGGAACCGACGCTCTGCGCTTTGCCCTCATGGCGGCCGGTGTGGGTGCGGGGGATATGGTAATTACCGTGCCCAATACATTTATTGCCACAACCGAGGCCATAACTCAGGCTGGTGCCATACCCGTATTTATCGATGTTGATGAGCGCACTGCCTGTATGTCACCGGAAAAATTAAGAGAATACCTGGATACACACTGTTATCTTGATTCTCTCAACGGGGTCACAGTGAGCAAAATAACCCACAAACCGGTCAGGGCGGTTGTGCCGGTGCACCTCTATGGGCAGCCTGCGGACATGGATCCTATTCTCGACATAGCGCAAAGAAACCACCTGCTTGTGGTGGAAGATGCCTGTCAGGCGCATGGGGCAGAGTATTTCTCCCAAAAACACCAAAGCTGGCTTAAGGCCGGCTCAATGGGTAATGCAGCTGCGTTTAGTTTTTATCCAGGGAAAAACCTCGGTGCCTTCGGTGAGGCGGGTGCGGTCACCACTAATGATGAGCAGCTGTCAAAAACCGTGCGGATGCTGAGGGATCATGGACAAACTCAGAAGTATGTGCATAAGCTGGAGGGGTACAACGGGCGGCTCGATTCGATTCAGGCAGGTGTTTTACTCGTAAAATTGCGTCATCTAAAGCGCTGGAATGAACTTAGACGGGAGTGCGCGGCTCACTACAGCGGGATAATGTGTTCTCTTGAAGGCATTCAGCTGCCCTACGAACCCATATGGGCGCGCTCGGTCTACCATCTCTATGTAATACAGACCCCCTTCAGGGACCGGCTCCAGAACTCCCTCTCCCGGCAGGGAATAGGCACCGGACTTCACTACCCCATCCCGCTTCACCTGCAGAATGCCTATTCTGTCCTGGGGTGCAAGGAGGGGTCTTTTCCAGTAAGCGAAAAACTGAGCAGAGGTCTTCTTTCTCTGCCGATGCATCCGTTCCTCTCAAAAGAACAGCAGCAGAAGGTCTCCCTGGCCATAGGGCAGTTTCTGCAAAGTGATCCAAGTGGACTCGATGAGGGTGAGTTGGTAGAGAAACTGTAG
- a CDS encoding N-acetylglucosamine-1-phosphate uridyltransferase, producing MENLGVASDVRLGRNVRLSKFVNLYGCSIGDNCKVGSFVEIQKNVTIANSCKVQSHTFICEGVSVGEGCFIGHGVTFINDRYPRSTNPDGKLQNEQDWELVRTVVEERASIGSGATILCGVVIGKGAMVGAGSVVTGDVEAGTVVAGNPARFIRRIDG from the coding sequence ATGGAGAATTTGGGAGTGGCCTCAGATGTCAGGCTGGGCAGAAATGTCCGGCTCTCGAAATTTGTCAATTTATACGGATGCAGTATCGGGGATAACTGCAAGGTGGGGTCGTTTGTGGAAATACAGAAAAACGTAACGATTGCAAACAGCTGCAAAGTCCAGAGTCACACCTTTATCTGTGAGGGGGTGAGTGTGGGGGAGGGCTGCTTTATCGGTCATGGTGTAACGTTTATAAACGACCGCTATCCCCGCTCCACTAATCCCGATGGAAAACTTCAAAACGAGCAGGACTGGGAGCTGGTGAGGACTGTGGTGGAGGAGAGGGCTTCTATTGGCTCCGGAGCAACGATACTGTGCGGAGTGGTGATTGGAAAGGGTGCTATGGTTGGTGCCGGAAGTGTGGTGACAGGTGATGTGGAAGCTGGAACCGTGGTGGCAGGTAATCCTGCCAGATTTATAAGGAGGATCGATGGATAA
- a CDS encoding oxidoreductase, Gfo/Idh/MocA family has protein sequence MLSIGVIGYGYWGPNIVRNLNGVSGAQVVAVCDKNREALERIGKTNSDIRLLSDNDELLKDPKIDAVAIVTPVSTHYELAKKALLNGKHIFVEKPFTATSLQAIDLIEIAERENLKIMVDHTFLFTGAVRKIKSLISEGKLGDIYYYDSIRVNLGLFQHDVNVVWDLAPHDFSIMRYLIEDKPVALSAWGCSHINKLEDIAYVTVHFSSSKIAHFSVNWLSPVKVRTTLIGGERKMLVWNDVNPDEKIKVYDRGVEAKSSQGIYDLLVSYRSGDMWAPKVEQTEALKLECQHFVDCILNDTVPLNSGYSGLEVVQMLEACDESLRNEGRMISMENMLSLDQF, from the coding sequence ATGTTGAGTATAGGGGTTATAGGGTATGGGTACTGGGGACCCAATATAGTCAGAAATCTAAATGGCGTCAGCGGGGCACAGGTCGTTGCAGTATGCGACAAGAACAGAGAGGCCCTGGAGCGGATTGGGAAAACAAATTCAGATATCAGGCTCCTCAGCGATAATGATGAGCTTTTGAAAGATCCAAAAATCGATGCGGTGGCTATTGTTACTCCCGTGTCAACTCACTATGAGCTGGCCAAAAAAGCCCTGCTTAACGGAAAACACATTTTCGTGGAAAAACCCTTCACCGCAACTTCACTTCAGGCAATAGACCTTATCGAAATTGCGGAAAGGGAAAATCTGAAAATCATGGTGGATCACACTTTCCTTTTCACCGGGGCTGTGAGAAAAATCAAAAGCCTTATCTCTGAGGGGAAACTGGGGGATATTTACTACTACGACTCTATCAGAGTGAATCTGGGTCTCTTCCAGCACGATGTCAATGTGGTGTGGGATCTTGCTCCTCACGATTTCTCAATCATGCGCTACCTCATAGAGGATAAACCGGTAGCTCTCAGTGCCTGGGGTTGCTCCCACATAAACAAACTGGAGGATATCGCCTATGTCACAGTCCATTTCTCTTCAAGCAAAATAGCTCATTTCAGTGTCAACTGGCTGTCTCCAGTAAAGGTCAGAACTACCCTTATCGGCGGGGAGCGCAAAATGCTGGTCTGGAACGATGTGAATCCCGATGAGAAGATAAAGGTTTATGACAGGGGGGTTGAAGCAAAGAGTTCTCAGGGAATATACGACTTACTGGTAAGCTATCGCTCGGGGGATATGTGGGCACCGAAGGTGGAGCAAACCGAAGCTCTCAAACTGGAGTGCCAGCATTTTGTGGACTGCATACTGAATGACACAGTGCCCCTTAACAGTGGCTACAGCGGGCTTGAAGTGGTGCAGATGCTTGAGGCCTGTGATGAGTCGCTCAGAAATGAGGGGCGGATGATCAGTATGGAAAATATGCTCTCCCTCGATCAGTTTTAA
- a CDS encoding undecaprenyl-phosphate glucose phosphotransferase, protein MGVKLDRSTRFGRTADSLSSLIQEKWDFCDERSFRRNLTKERMRAERTLRPFLLVFIHLNGNFFSSRGVNGPGARRSELLQLVSAVCQLTRDIDVRGWYESGRIIGVVCPEISSGGKECVLNKLRRKVDELFGSGGDVRITVSGSDFPKRGKKDGESGERKEWDSPLYFYPVQNSLSREIYLLGKRVIDIAGSLAALIFFSPFFLLIALFIKLGSDGPVFFVQKRVGHGGKLFNFYKFRSMYIGADDSIHREYVSKLIGGEGQNSSEHAEDGVYKITKDPRVTPVGRLLRKSSLDELPQFINVLLGDMSLVGPRPAIPYEFEQYEPWHRARIMEQKPGITGLWQVEGRSHTTFDEMVRMDLRYCRSFSLWVDMWLIVKTPFALLSAKGAF, encoded by the coding sequence ATGGGAGTAAAGCTTGATAGATCAACTCGTTTTGGAAGGACTGCTGATTCCCTATCCTCTCTTATTCAGGAAAAGTGGGATTTCTGTGATGAGAGAAGTTTCAGGCGAAATTTAACAAAAGAGAGGATGAGAGCGGAACGTACTCTTCGTCCCTTTTTACTCGTGTTTATACATCTTAACGGGAATTTTTTCTCCTCCCGGGGAGTAAACGGTCCTGGCGCCAGGCGCTCTGAGCTTTTGCAGCTGGTATCTGCCGTGTGTCAGCTTACAAGAGATATCGATGTGCGCGGCTGGTATGAGAGTGGCAGGATCATAGGGGTGGTGTGTCCGGAGATCTCCTCGGGAGGAAAGGAGTGTGTTTTAAACAAGCTCAGAAGAAAAGTGGATGAGCTCTTTGGCTCCGGGGGGGATGTGCGCATAACGGTTTCGGGTTCAGATTTCCCAAAAAGAGGCAAAAAGGATGGGGAATCGGGGGAGAGAAAAGAGTGGGATTCACCCCTTTATTTCTACCCGGTGCAGAATTCCCTGAGCAGGGAGATCTATCTTCTGGGCAAAAGAGTGATTGACATAGCGGGCAGTTTGGCTGCACTGATTTTTTTCTCCCCTTTTTTCCTGCTTATTGCACTGTTTATAAAACTTGGCTCGGATGGTCCGGTGTTCTTTGTGCAGAAGAGAGTGGGGCATGGTGGAAAACTGTTTAACTTTTATAAATTCAGGTCAATGTATATAGGGGCCGATGACTCGATCCACAGGGAGTATGTAAGCAAGCTTATCGGGGGAGAGGGGCAAAACTCCTCCGAACACGCCGAGGACGGGGTCTATAAGATCACAAAAGATCCAAGGGTCACACCCGTGGGGCGGCTGCTCCGAAAGAGCAGTCTCGATGAGCTGCCGCAGTTTATAAACGTTCTCCTTGGAGATATGTCCCTGGTGGGACCCAGGCCCGCAATCCCCTATGAGTTTGAGCAGTATGAGCCCTGGCACAGAGCTCGCATCATGGAGCAGAAACCTGGAATCACAGGACTCTGGCAGGTGGAGGGGAGAAGTCACACCACCTTTGATGAGATGGTGCGAATGGATCTGAGGTACTGCCGCAGCTTTTCGCTGTGGGTCGATATGTGGCTTATAGTAAAGACCCCTTTTGCCCTGCTGAGTGCAAAGGGAGCTTTTTAG
- a CDS encoding ATP-dependent DNA helicase pcrA yields the protein MKFIADIHIHSHFSMATSSQLNPPMLDLWARKKGIKVIGTGDAVHPGWMRELKENLTPAENGLFLLKKDMLHPEAAFFDSKPFFMLTSEISCIYKYAGKVRKVHHIIACPDFQTMEKIQAELEKRGKICSDGRPILGMDSRDLLEVVLSAGKQSFLIPAHIWTPWFSVLGARSGFDSIEQCYRDLSSHIFALETGLSSDPPMNWSCSILDKFALISNSDAHSPANLGREATIFDTQVSFEHIVEALKAKDDGRLAGTLEYFPEEGKYFLDGHRKCKVRWSPEQTRQHNGICPVCAKPVTTGVLNRVMQLADRDPGDKADSKPRFYSFTPLKGILSQITGTSPSSKKTTSLYEHFLKELGSEFVVLFETPLKRIAHLDPKAAQGIALVRAGAVQREGGYDGEYGSIRVFPEL from the coding sequence ATGAAGTTCATTGCTGACATTCATATCCATTCACATTTCTCCATGGCCACCAGCAGCCAGCTTAACCCCCCGATGCTGGATTTATGGGCAAGAAAAAAGGGTATCAAGGTGATTGGGACCGGGGATGCGGTTCATCCCGGATGGATGAGGGAGTTGAAAGAAAACCTCACGCCTGCAGAAAACGGTCTGTTTCTCCTGAAAAAAGATATGCTTCATCCTGAAGCCGCATTCTTTGATTCAAAGCCATTTTTCATGCTTACATCTGAAATCAGCTGTATATACAAGTACGCAGGCAAGGTGAGAAAAGTTCATCACATTATAGCCTGCCCCGATTTCCAGACTATGGAAAAAATTCAGGCTGAGTTGGAAAAAAGAGGCAAAATCTGCTCTGATGGAAGGCCCATACTGGGAATGGATTCAAGGGATCTGCTGGAAGTTGTACTCAGTGCAGGAAAGCAATCTTTTCTTATACCCGCCCACATTTGGACTCCATGGTTCTCCGTATTGGGGGCCCGTTCCGGATTCGACTCCATAGAGCAGTGCTATAGGGATCTCTCTTCACACATATTTGCGCTCGAAACCGGACTCTCCAGTGATCCGCCAATGAATTGGAGCTGCTCGATACTGGATAAATTCGCACTGATATCAAACTCCGATGCCCATTCTCCCGCGAATCTGGGACGGGAGGCTACAATATTCGACACCCAGGTAAGCTTTGAGCATATAGTTGAAGCTCTTAAGGCTAAAGATGACGGGAGGCTTGCGGGGACTTTGGAATACTTTCCCGAAGAGGGTAAATATTTCCTGGATGGACACAGGAAATGTAAGGTACGCTGGAGTCCGGAGCAAACCCGCCAACATAACGGGATCTGCCCTGTGTGTGCAAAGCCGGTTACAACTGGGGTTCTAAACAGGGTAATGCAGCTTGCAGACAGAGATCCCGGTGATAAAGCAGATTCAAAGCCACGTTTCTATTCTTTTACCCCTTTAAAGGGAATACTCTCACAGATCACAGGGACTTCTCCCTCAAGTAAAAAAACCACCTCTCTGTACGAACACTTCCTTAAGGAGCTTGGCTCAGAGTTTGTGGTATTGTTTGAAACCCCTCTGAAGAGAATTGCGCATCTGGACCCTAAGGCCGCTCAGGGAATAGCGCTCGTAAGGGCGGGGGCTGTTCAGCGGGAGGGGGGGTATGATGGAGAGTATGGAAGTATAAGAGTTTTCCCCGAGTTGTAA